From the Chloroflexota bacterium genome, one window contains:
- the rpmB gene encoding 50S ribosomal protein L28 gives MAKCEVCGKTTTFGRNRPWSKKSTPRAFRPNLHKVTLWENGRKVRKTVCTRCLRTMVKTKG, from the coding sequence ATGGCGAAGTGCGAAGTTTGTGGCAAAACGACAACTTTCGGACGGAACCGCCCCTGGTCGAAGAAATCCACGCCCCGCGCTTTTCGCCCTAACCTGCACAAGGTGACGCTGTGGGAAAATGGGCGCAAGGTGCGGAAGACGGTGTGTACCCGCTGCCTGCGGACGATGGTGAAGACTAAGGGGTAG
- a CDS encoding Asp23/Gls24 family envelope stress response protein yields MQTGLKAAGRVRIPGPKHTSNAIFPPLWRGFPMTDDKTPLGTIRIAPRVIAAIAYQAVQKSYGVVGLAPRNLVSGIAHALAKDPTEGIAVRYDDEGIEIDLYIIVEYGTRITAVANSAANLVRYHVEKTVGLPVKAVNVHVRGLRVSNGDEKRTETKKKESKKGRKAKKSGKAAEEA; encoded by the coding sequence ATGCAAACCGGGCTGAAGGCTGCCGGCCGGGTGCGTATTCCCGGCCCCAAGCACACTTCAAATGCAATTTTCCCACCCCTCTGGAGAGGTTTCCCGATGACCGACGACAAAACTCCTTTAGGCACCATCCGCATTGCGCCGCGCGTGATTGCCGCGATTGCCTACCAGGCCGTGCAGAAATCTTACGGCGTGGTGGGCCTGGCCCCTCGCAACCTGGTCAGCGGCATTGCCCACGCGCTTGCTAAGGACCCCACCGAAGGCATTGCCGTGCGTTACGATGACGAGGGCATTGAAATTGACCTCTACATCATCGTGGAATACGGCACCCGCATCACCGCCGTCGCGAACAGCGCGGCCAACCTGGTGCGCTATCACGTCGAAAAGACAGTAGGTCTGCCCGTCAAGGCCGTCAATGTGCACGTCCGCGGCCTGCGGGTCAGCAACGGGGATGAGAAACGAACCGAAACCAAAAAGAAGGAAAGCAAGAAAGGCCGCAAGGCGAAAAAATCCGGCAAAGCAGCCGAAGAAGCGTAG
- a CDS encoding DAK2 domain-containing protein, whose amino-acid sequence MAVTITPNEARRRAIRSKPIDGQALKRLVEAALTWLRTNQEVVNALNVFPVPDGDTGTNMTLTMQAAWDEIKDSPEEHFGKVCKAVAHGALMGARGNSGVILSQLWRGFAKAVKHAETLTAPLLVAGLAEARDTAYKGVVRPVEGTILTVAKDIAAAAKEALHHTDDPIALLETIVQAADASVARTPQLLPVLQEAGVVDSGGKGLFFILEGMLRHVDGLPLDKALTAVKPLASLNLEHAHDAVEPGQDYEVVLDFLPHEPLDLEAFYSTLEDMGTSIQVGEGDGMYRLHIHVPTENRYKPIDYAMGLGTVTRVQIENLLAQMEEQTEGAEGTRYELANVEPGQIAVVAVAPGDGIARVFASLGAAAIVEGGQTMNPSTQDMLRAFENLPTDQVIILPNNKNVILAAQQAQEVTVKQVRVIPSRTVPQGLAAMLAFDADGDLEAIAAAMTESMADVISGEITQATRTVEVDGVAVREGQYIALLDGSLILAADTLEDAVLGLLRQAEAEEAELITLFYGDGLSKSRAHQLADLLREHYPDQEIEVQYGGQPHYPLILSVE is encoded by the coding sequence ATGGCCGTCACGATTACCCCGAACGAAGCCCGCCGACGCGCAATCCGCAGCAAGCCCATCGACGGCCAGGCCCTCAAGCGCCTGGTCGAAGCCGCCCTGACGTGGCTGCGCACCAACCAGGAAGTCGTCAACGCCCTCAACGTCTTCCCCGTGCCCGATGGCGACACCGGCACCAACATGACCCTCACCATGCAAGCCGCATGGGACGAAATCAAAGACTCACCCGAAGAACACTTTGGCAAAGTTTGTAAGGCCGTCGCGCATGGGGCGCTGATGGGCGCGCGCGGCAACTCTGGCGTCATCCTTTCCCAACTCTGGCGCGGCTTTGCCAAAGCCGTGAAGCACGCCGAAACGTTGACCGCCCCGCTGCTGGTGGCCGGGCTGGCCGAAGCCCGCGACACCGCCTACAAGGGGGTGGTGCGCCCCGTCGAAGGCACCATCCTCACCGTGGCGAAAGACATCGCCGCCGCAGCCAAAGAAGCCCTGCACCACACCGACGACCCCATCGCCCTGCTGGAAACCATCGTGCAGGCCGCCGACGCCTCAGTAGCCCGCACCCCCCAACTGCTCCCTGTACTTCAGGAAGCCGGCGTAGTCGATTCCGGCGGCAAGGGGCTTTTCTTCATCCTCGAAGGCATGCTGCGCCACGTCGACGGCCTGCCCCTCGACAAAGCCCTCACCGCCGTCAAGCCGTTGGCTTCCCTCAACCTGGAACACGCCCACGACGCGGTGGAACCCGGCCAGGACTATGAAGTGGTGCTCGACTTCCTGCCACACGAACCCCTCGATTTGGAAGCCTTTTACAGCACCCTGGAAGACATGGGCACCTCCATCCAGGTAGGCGAAGGCGACGGCATGTACCGTCTGCACATCCATGTCCCCACCGAAAACCGCTACAAACCCATTGACTACGCGATGGGCCTGGGCACGGTGACGCGGGTGCAAATCGAAAACCTGCTGGCCCAAATGGAAGAGCAAACCGAAGGCGCGGAAGGCACGCGTTACGAACTCGCCAATGTGGAACCCGGGCAGATTGCGGTAGTGGCCGTCGCGCCCGGCGACGGCATTGCCCGCGTGTTTGCCAGTTTGGGCGCGGCAGCGATTGTGGAAGGCGGCCAGACCATGAACCCCAGCACGCAAGATATGCTGCGGGCCTTCGAAAACCTGCCTACCGACCAGGTCATTATCCTGCCTAACAACAAAAACGTCATTCTGGCAGCCCAGCAGGCCCAGGAAGTGACAGTCAAGCAAGTGCGGGTCATCCCCAGTCGCACCGTGCCCCAAGGGTTGGCAGCCATGCTGGCCTTCGATGCCGATGGCGACCTGGAAGCGATAGCCGCCGCCATGACCGAATCGATGGCCGACGTCATCAGCGGCGAAATCACCCAGGCCACCCGCACCGTCGAAGTCGACGGCGTGGCCGTGCGCGAAGGCCAATACATTGCCCTTTTAGATGGCAGCCTGATTCTCGCCGCCGACACGCTGGAAGACGCGGTGCTGGGACTGCTGCGGCAGGCCGAAGCCGAAGAAGCCGAACTCATCACCCTGTTCTACGGCGATGGCCTTTCCAAAAGCCGCGCCCACCAACTGGCCGACCTGCTGCGCGAGCACTACCCCGACCAGGAAATCGAAGTGCAATACGGCGGCCAGCCCCACTACCCCCTCATTCTTTCGGTGGAATGA
- a CDS encoding DegV family EDD domain-containing protein — MTMGGVGIVTDASAHFLTPNFRGHTRVHILPLPILWEGQRHLPPSSALTAILPPSLIHRTPPRLLLPHPQEIAQRLHYLSARYDALLVLPMGSSLSDLFQHFTEATTLLSGGYPRYIVDTHTTGIGLGWLVQEAARMAEDGAEIFDILTRIRGMVGQIYTALGALSLTYLYHSGFLEAGQAIIGEMLEMLPLFVLEEGRLAPLQKARSSRHLLDLMEEFTTEFTTPTDVVITHHPHYFRREAGNLHDRLLNNLPAPPKTTEMDTVSAILFGPRTLGLYVLAG; from the coding sequence ATGACCATGGGCGGCGTGGGCATCGTCACCGACGCATCGGCACACTTCCTCACGCCCAACTTTCGGGGGCATACTCGCGTTCACATCCTGCCCCTCCCCATTCTCTGGGAGGGGCAGCGCCATCTGCCGCCCAGCAGCGCCCTGACCGCCATCCTTCCTCCCAGCCTCATCCATCGCACCCCGCCCCGCCTGCTGCTACCCCACCCCCAGGAAATCGCCCAACGCCTGCACTACCTCAGCGCCCGCTACGACGCCTTGCTCGTGCTGCCGATGGGCAGCAGCCTTTCCGACCTTTTCCAGCACTTCACCGAAGCCACCACGCTGCTCAGCGGCGGCTACCCCCGCTACATCGTGGATACCCACACCACCGGCATTGGTTTAGGCTGGCTGGTGCAGGAAGCCGCCCGCATGGCCGAAGACGGTGCTGAAATCTTCGACATTCTCACGCGCATTCGGGGCATGGTGGGGCAAATTTACACCGCGCTCGGCGCGCTTTCCCTCACCTACCTTTATCACAGCGGCTTTCTGGAAGCCGGGCAAGCGATCATTGGCGAAATGCTGGAAATGCTGCCGCTCTTCGTGTTGGAAGAAGGCCGCCTGGCGCCCCTGCAAAAAGCCCGCTCTTCTCGCCATTTGCTCGACCTGATGGAAGAATTTACCACGGAATTTACCACCCCCACCGACGTCGTCATCACCCACCACCCCCACTACTTCCGCCGGGAAGCCGGCAACCTCCACGACCGCCTGCTCAACAACCTGCCCGCGCCGCCGAAAACCACCGAAATGGATACCGTCAGCGCCATCCTCTTTGGCCCGCGGACGCTGGGGCTGTACGTCCTGGCAGGCTAA